Proteins from one Balaenoptera musculus isolate JJ_BM4_2016_0621 chromosome 7, mBalMus1.pri.v3, whole genome shotgun sequence genomic window:
- the LOC118897774 gene encoding myosin-13-like, protein HDATRRHWQRAPILCLIGKSTLTPNSDQVFPMNPPKFDKIEDMAMMTHLHEPAVLYNLKERYAAWMIYTYSGLFCVTVNPYQWLPVYNPEVVTAYRGKKHQEAPPHIFSISDNAYQFMLTDRDNQSVLIVGESGAGKTVNTKRVIQYFAAIAVTGEKRKVQRPGKMQGTLEDQIIQANPLLEAFGNAKTVRNDNSLRFGTFIRIHFGATGKLVSADIETYLLEKSRVAFQLSRERGYHIFYQIMSNKKPELMDLLLISTNPFDFPFVSQGEVTVASIDDSEELLATDTGIMKEGIPLALQELPGD, encoded by the exons CATGACGCCACGCGTCGCCATTGGCAGCGCGCCCCCATCCTTTGTCTCATTGGCAAGTCG ACACTCACTCCGAACAGTGACCAAGTCTTCCCCATGAACCCTCCCAAATTTGACAAGATCGAGGACATGGCCATGATGACCCACCTGCACGAGCCAGCAGTGCTGTACAACCTCAAAGAGCGTTACGCAGCCTGGATGATCTAC aCCTACTCAGGCCTCTTCTGTGTCACCGTCAACCCCTACCAGTGGCTGCCGGTGTACAACCCTGAGGTGGTGACGGCCTACAGAGGCAAAAAGCACCAGGAGGCCCCGCCCCACATCTTCTCCATCTCTGACAACGCCTATCAGTTCATGTTGACTG ATCGAGACAACCAGTCCGTCCTCATCGT CGGAGAATCCGGGGCTGGGAAGACAGTGAACACCAAGCGTGTGATCCAGTACTTTGCAGCAATTGCAGTCactggggagaagaggaaggtgcAGCGGCCGGGCAAGATGCAG GGAACCCTGGAAGACCAGATCATCCAGGCCAACCCCCTCCTGGAGGCCTTTGGAAATGCCAAGACCGTGAGGAATGACAACTCCTTGAGATTC GGGACGTTCATTCGCATTCACTTTGGAGCCACAGGAAAGCTGGTGTCAGCGGACATTGAAACCT ATCTCTTAGAAAAATCCAGGGTGGCATTTCAGTTATCCCGTGAGAGAGGCTATCATATTTTTTACCAAATCATGTCAAACAAGAAGCCGGAACTTATGG ACCTGCTTCTCATTTCAACCAACCCCTTTGACTTCCCCTTTGTGAGCCAAGGAGAGGTCACCGTGGCCAGTATTGATGACAGTGAGGAACTGTTGGCCACTGAT ACAGGTATAATGAAGGAAGGAATCCCCCTGGCCCTCCAGGAGTTGCCTGGGGACTAG